In Pseudomonas lutea, the genomic stretch TCGCCCAGCTGGTGCACGACGCCGGCCTGCCCCCCGGCGTGTTCAACCTGGTCAACGGCAGCGGTCCTGACGTCGGCGCAGCCCTCGCCTCGCACCCTGACATCGACATGATTTCCATCACCGGCTCAAACCGTGCCGGCGCCCTCGTCGCGCAGGCGGCTGCGGTGACGGTGAAACGCGTGACCCAGGAATTGGGCGGCAAATCGCCGAACGTCATGCTGCCCGACGCTGACTTCGCCAAGGCGGTGCCGCTGGGGGTGCTGTCGGCCCTGCGCAACGTCGGCCAGTCGTGCAGTGCGCCTACCCGAATGATCGTGCCCCGCGCCCGCCTCGCCGAAGTCGAGGCATTGGCAACGGCCACCGCCAATGCGTTGATCGTCGGGGACCCGCAATCGCCGGATACCCAACTCGGGCCAATTGCCAATCAAGCCCAGTTCAGCCGTGTTCAAGCCATGATCCAGACGGGCATCAGCGAAGGGGCGAAACTGTTGTGCGGCGGGCCGGGCCGTGTGCATGGGTTTGAAAAAGGTTATTACACCCGGCCGACGGTGTTTTCCGAAGTGGACTCAGCGATGCGCATCGCGCAAGAGGAAATCTTCGGTCCGGTGCTGTGCATTCTCGCCTACGACACGATCGACGAAGCGGTGGCCATCGCCAATGACACCGTCTACGGCCTGGGCGCCCATGTGCAGGCGCAGGACCTGGAACTGGGCCGAGCAGTCGCCTCGCGCATCCGCGCCGGGCAAGTGCACCTGAACTATCCGGCGTGGGACCCCATGGCGCCCTTCGGCGGCTACAAGCGTTCGGGCAATGGCCGCGAGTACGGCGTGCAGGGGTTTGAAGAGTATCTCGAGACCAAAGCCATTATCGGCTTCAACGCCTGATCGACCGCTC encodes the following:
- a CDS encoding aldehyde dehydrogenase family protein, encoding MTSHPFNTHGTELQHAGHFYINGEWASPVVPARLPVVNPATEEVVAQVAQGSAEDVDRAVAAARGAFAGWSATPAVERAAILGKIHALILERKESLAQTLSLEMGAAISFSRSMQVPLAAEHVRVARDLLSTYRFQTVEGTTAIEREAIGVCGLITPWNWPLYQITAKVAPAIAAGCTVVLKPSELSPLSALLFAQLVHDAGLPPGVFNLVNGSGPDVGAALASHPDIDMISITGSNRAGALVAQAAAVTVKRVTQELGGKSPNVMLPDADFAKAVPLGVLSALRNVGQSCSAPTRMIVPRARLAEVEALATATANALIVGDPQSPDTQLGPIANQAQFSRVQAMIQTGISEGAKLLCGGPGRVHGFEKGYYTRPTVFSEVDSAMRIAQEEIFGPVLCILAYDTIDEAVAIANDTVYGLGAHVQAQDLELGRAVASRIRAGQVHLNYPAWDPMAPFGGYKRSGNGREYGVQGFEEYLETKAIIGFNA